Proteins encoded in a region of the Bacilli bacterium PM5-9 genome:
- a CDS encoding ABC-2 type transport system permease protein (product_source=KO:K01992; cog=COG3559; ko=KO:K01992; transmembrane_helix_parts=Inside_1_19,TMhelix_20_42,Outside_43_79,TMhelix_80_102,Inside_103_128,TMhelix_129_151,Outside_152_165,TMhelix_166_188,Inside_189_194,TMhelix_195_212,Outside_213_240,TMhelix_241_260,Inside_261_297,TMhelix_298_317,Outside_318_343,TMhelix_344_366,Inside_367_390,TMhelix_391_413,Outside_414_432,TMhelix_433_455,Inside_456_461,TMhelix_462_484,Outside_485_505,TMhelix_506_525,Inside_526_532), translated as MNNKFAQTKRLLLFYLKKDAIKLVLWTIALIVFSVGIIAYFPSLYPTVEDKIAIATTMNTPSMIAMAGPLYGDAPYTIGALASQEVFIFAVILVCIMNINIVLKNTRQQEDEGMLEMINSFSVGRYTNILAVFLELLLVNTICAFITIVGLNAINIEGIDYLGAFVYGATTHLVGLVFGCFTLVFVQIASDLRSASFISYSFFGGMYLLRAIGDISNDKLTWLSPLGWAIKSEVFVNNKFLPIIISSISCLLLLLLAFYINKNRDLGSGILVNKAKKIKTSFTLKTPLGFFFRLERFLIISWLVIIVVIGVAYGSIFGELDSFLDNETVITITALQDNESIAKAFIPLLTLINSLMLAIPCVLIISKLASEENNERIEQLYALPLSRTKTLLIHLFLSISTLIIGLLFSSTSIWFVSSLVMENPLELSLFIDAAIAYFPAVLIIISINIFLLGWLKKLIKIIWIYLLYGFIVVYFGNLLDLPAIIKNLSPFGIIPRVPLESLNMNLFISMIIISIVVSIIGFIGYKKRDISK; from the coding sequence ATGAATAATAAATTTGCTCAAACCAAAAGGTTATTATTATTTTATTTGAAAAAAGATGCAATTAAATTAGTTTTATGGACAATAGCACTAATTGTTTTCAGTGTGGGAATAATTGCATATTTTCCAAGTTTATATCCAACTGTTGAAGATAAAATAGCGATTGCTACAACGATGAATACACCATCAATGATTGCAATGGCAGGTCCTTTATATGGAGATGCTCCATATACAATTGGTGCTTTAGCATCGCAAGAAGTATTTATTTTTGCTGTTATATTAGTTTGTATTATGAATATTAATATTGTTTTAAAAAACACAAGACAACAAGAAGATGAAGGTATGTTAGAAATGATTAATTCATTTTCAGTAGGTCGTTATACAAATATTTTAGCTGTGTTTTTAGAATTGTTATTAGTAAATACTATCTGTGCTTTTATAACAATTGTAGGATTAAATGCTATTAATATTGAAGGAATTGATTATTTAGGAGCATTTGTATATGGTGCAACAACACATCTTGTTGGTTTAGTCTTTGGGTGTTTTACTTTAGTTTTTGTTCAAATTGCAAGTGATTTAAGAAGTGCATCTTTTATTTCATATAGTTTTTTTGGTGGAATGTATTTATTAAGAGCGATTGGTGATATTAGTAATGATAAACTTACATGGTTATCACCATTAGGGTGGGCTATTAAAAGCGAAGTATTTGTTAATAATAAGTTTTTGCCAATAATTATTAGTTCTATTTCCTGTCTATTATTACTTTTATTAGCTTTCTACATAAATAAGAATAGAGATTTGGGTTCTGGTATATTAGTAAATAAAGCTAAAAAAATAAAAACTTCATTTACACTTAAAACTCCTTTAGGTTTTTTCTTTAGATTAGAGCGTTTTTTGATTATTTCGTGGTTAGTGATTATTGTAGTTATTGGTGTTGCTTATGGCTCAATTTTTGGCGAATTAGATTCATTTTTAGATAATGAAACTGTAATTACTATTACTGCACTTCAAGATAATGAAAGTATTGCTAAAGCATTTATTCCGTTATTGACATTAATAAACTCTTTAATGTTAGCAATTCCTTGTGTTTTAATCATCTCTAAACTAGCAAGTGAAGAAAATAATGAAAGAATTGAGCAATTATATGCTTTACCATTATCACGAACTAAAACATTATTAATTCATTTGTTTTTATCAATTAGTACACTTATTATTGGTTTATTGTTTAGTTCAACAAGTATTTGGTTTGTTTCATCGCTTGTTATGGAAAACCCACTTGAACTATCTTTGTTTATTGATGCTGCAATTGCATATTTTCCAGCTGTATTAATTATTATTTCAATAAATATTTTCTTATTAGGATGGTTAAAAAAATTAATTAAAATTATTTGGATATATTTACTTTATGGTTTTATTGTTGTTTATTTTGGTAATTTATTGGATTTACCTGCAATTATAAAAAACCTTTCACCTTTTGGAATAATACCAAGAGTTCCTCTTGAAAGCTTAAATATGAATTTATTTATTTCTATGATTATTATTTCAATAGTTGTTAGTATTATTGGTTTTATTGGATATAAAAAGCGTGATATTTCAAAATAA
- a CDS encoding hypothetical protein (product_source=Hypo-rule applied; superfamily=81442; transmembrane_helix_parts=Outside_1_9,TMhelix_10_32,Inside_33_51,TMhelix_52_74,Outside_75_82), which yields MEDNRVKPWQFGVPGLVLGFFLGLIPFIFSLYGNYQFNQGKDVSDLKKVYNIILIVCAVLVLIWLIFIITMVFAAANSATYY from the coding sequence ATGGAAGATAATAGAGTAAAACCTTGGCAATTTGGTGTGCCTGGTTTAGTATTAGGATTTTTCTTAGGTTTGATACCATTTATTTTTTCTTTATATGGAAATTACCAATTCAACCAAGGAAAAGATGTATCTGATTTGAAGAAAGTATATAATATTATTTTAATAGTTTGTGCTGTTCTTGTATTAATTTGGCTTATATTTATCATAACAATGGTTTTTGCAGCAGCTAACTCAGCAACATATTATTAA
- a CDS encoding holo-ACP synthase/triphosphoribosyl-dephospho-CoA synthase (product_source=KO:K13927; cog=COG1767,COG3697; ko=KO:K13927; pfam=PF01874,PF03802; superfamily=47473,50203,58064; tigrfam=TIGR03124): MKILEQREQRAFFQNKLLQNYHKTLIVIKANYPSANKNNLLTSYLTCKFFYKLKKDVTLINYFVTSTNEGLIFYLIVDDSIENAKKIAINYENSELGRLVDIDVYSKQKQLSRADLGIASRKCFICNDDAKICVRSQKHSVEELIEYFNNIVIADIFTKNEVYGNLVLYGLINELNKPYGFGCVGINTKGSHQDMDMKTFLNSIEVLSNKFNDLNEIDLTSFLELREIGKVIENDMFKATMNVNTHKGAIFSLLLILAGLSTSLNYDEVVSEIKKLTSNILDDFKNDSIDKSFGMKLYQEHKITGVRGYAYNGYEILFNDFEPYYESTNNDIYTYLYIIHNLEDTTIIKRGSYDILIDLQDRAYKAILDIDYENFNDYCLENNLSCGGSADMLACMYIVNLVKNNYDLFKEVLK, translated from the coding sequence TTGAAAATATTAGAACAACGTGAACAGCGTGCTTTTTTTCAAAATAAATTACTACAAAATTATCATAAAACTTTAATTGTTATTAAGGCTAATTATCCAAGTGCTAATAAAAATAATTTATTAACTTCTTATTTGACTTGTAAGTTCTTTTATAAATTAAAAAAAGATGTTACGCTAATCAATTATTTTGTAACATCAACAAATGAGGGTTTAATATTTTATTTAATTGTTGATGATAGTATTGAGAATGCTAAGAAGATTGCTATTAATTATGAGAATAGTGAATTAGGAAGATTAGTTGATATTGATGTTTATAGTAAGCAAAAACAATTATCAAGAGCTGATTTAGGTATTGCTTCTCGTAAATGTTTTATTTGTAATGATGATGCAAAGATTTGTGTTAGATCACAAAAACATAGTGTTGAAGAGTTAATTGAATACTTTAATAATATTGTTATTGCAGATATTTTCACTAAAAATGAAGTATATGGTAATTTAGTTTTATATGGTTTAATTAATGAGTTAAATAAGCCGTATGGTTTTGGTTGTGTGGGTATTAATACTAAAGGCTCTCATCAAGATATGGATATGAAAACTTTTTTAAATAGTATTGAAGTTTTATCTAATAAATTTAATGATTTAAATGAAATTGATTTAACATCGTTTTTAGAGTTAAGAGAAATTGGAAAAGTAATTGAAAATGATATGTTTAAAGCTACAATGAATGTTAATACTCATAAAGGAGCTATTTTTAGTTTACTATTAATTTTAGCTGGTTTAAGTACTAGTTTAAATTATGATGAAGTGGTAAGCGAAATCAAAAAATTAACAAGTAATATATTAGATGATTTTAAAAATGATAGTATTGATAAATCATTTGGTATGAAACTTTATCAAGAACATAAAATTACTGGTGTTAGAGGTTATGCTTATAATGGTTATGAAATTTTATTTAATGATTTTGAACCATATTATGAAAGTACAAATAATGATATTTATACTTATTTATATATCATTCATAACTTAGAGGATACAACAATTATTAAAAGAGGTAGTTATGATATTTTAATTGATTTGCAAGATCGTGCGTATAAAGCAATATTGGATATAGATTATGAAAATTTTAATGATTATTGCCTAGAAAATAATTTAAGCTGCGGTGGCAGTGCTGATATGCTTGCGTGTATGTATATTGTGAATTTAGTTAAGAATAATTATGATTTATTTAAAGAAGTGCTTAAATAA
- a CDS encoding putative membrane protein (product_source=COG3462; cog=COG3462; superfamily=81665; transmembrane_helix_parts=Outside_1_3,TMhelix_4_26,Inside_27_42,TMhelix_43_65,Outside_66_73), producing the protein MFDYIEVLLLGLIVIISLICIIYLAISYFKTKKDIKVFIEGKFNILIFVFILYTILVIFNFVSFVKVYFLPFN; encoded by the coding sequence ATGTTTGATTATATTGAAGTGTTATTGCTTGGTTTAATTGTAATAATAAGTTTAATTTGTATTATATATCTTGCAATAAGTTATTTTAAAACAAAAAAGGATATTAAAGTATTTATTGAAGGAAAATTTAATATATTAATATTTGTTTTTATTTTATATACGATACTTGTGATTTTTAATTTTGTTAGTTTTGTAAAAGTTTATTTTTTACCGTTTAACTAA
- a CDS encoding ABC-2 type transport system ATP-binding protein (product_source=KO:K01990; cath_funfam=3.40.50.300; cog=COG1131; ko=KO:K01990; pfam=PF00005; smart=SM00382; superfamily=52540) produces MAIVNIKNLKKNFGKVEALKDVSFEIKSGEVFGFIGPNGAGKSTTIRILLGLLKADAGQAEIFGLDTWKDSVEIHNKISYVPGDVNLWPNLTGGEIIDVFLSLKNQKHNAKTDQLIEEFALDTSKKARSYSKGNRQKVALIAALSSDSDLYIFDEPTSGLDPLMEQVFQKHILKLKAEGKAILLSSHILSEVEKLCDKIAIIKNGTIIESGSLAQMRHLTRISLNVVTNKKVSDLKNLIGLHSVEQDDTILSVQVDLECLDGLLKHLNNYEIISLNSTPPTLEDLFMRYYETDKK; encoded by the coding sequence GTGGCAATAGTTAATATTAAAAACTTAAAGAAAAACTTTGGTAAAGTTGAAGCGTTAAAAGATGTTTCATTTGAAATAAAGAGTGGTGAAGTTTTTGGATTCATTGGTCCAAATGGTGCTGGAAAATCAACGACAATTAGAATATTGTTAGGCTTGTTAAAAGCTGATGCTGGTCAAGCTGAAATTTTTGGATTAGATACTTGGAAAGATAGTGTTGAAATTCATAATAAAATATCATACGTTCCTGGTGATGTTAATTTATGGCCTAATCTAACAGGTGGTGAAATCATTGATGTTTTTCTTAGCTTAAAAAACCAAAAGCATAATGCTAAAACAGATCAACTTATTGAGGAATTTGCATTAGATACAAGTAAAAAGGCTCGTTCATATTCAAAAGGTAATCGCCAAAAAGTAGCATTGATTGCTGCTTTATCAAGTGATAGTGATTTATACATTTTTGATGAGCCAACATCTGGGTTAGATCCATTAATGGAACAGGTATTTCAAAAGCATATTTTAAAATTAAAAGCTGAAGGTAAAGCAATTCTTTTATCAAGCCATATTTTATCTGAAGTTGAAAAATTATGTGATAAAATTGCAATCATAAAAAATGGAACAATAATAGAAAGTGGTTCATTAGCTCAAATGCGTCATTTAACAAGAATTTCTTTAAATGTAGTTACAAATAAAAAAGTAAGTGACTTAAAAAATTTAATTGGCTTACATTCAGTTGAACAAGACGACACAATATTATCTGTTCAAGTTGATTTAGAATGTTTAGATGGTTTATTAAAGCATCTAAATAATTATGAGATTATTTCATTAAATAGTACACCACCAACATTAGAGGATTTATTTATGAGATATTATGAAACAGATAAGAAGTAG
- a CDS encoding putative hemolysin (product_source=KO:K03699; cath_funfam=3.10.580.10,3.30.465.10; cog=COG1253; ko=KO:K03699; pfam=PF00571,PF01595,PF03471; smart=SM00116,SM01091; superfamily=54631,56176; transmembrane_helix_parts=Outside_1_9,TMhelix_10_32,Inside_33_62,TMhelix_63_82,Outside_83_101,TMhelix_102_124,Inside_125_136,TMhelix_137_159,Outside_160_438), with amino-acid sequence MEFEPGSIQQLIVIIILVFVNAFFAATEMAIISVNKNKINVLAEKGNRQAIALTKIMGDPNKFLSTIQVGITLAGFLSSAFAASSLSQPLAQLFTNLGIPSANTIAIIIITIVLSYFTLVFGELIPKRIALQKAEAIALGSITIITFISKVSAPFVKILSMSTNFFMRIFKIDTKKIEEQVTEEEINQLLEIGQKHGLINETGKEMIESVFLFDDKLAKEVMTSRKNVFFIDIDEPFCEYSDKYFDLMFSRVPVYKDEVDNVVGILYMKDLLLKVHEVGFDKIDIKDIIQEPYFTSERKNIDVLFTELQNNKKHIAILIDEYGGVSGIVTMEDLVEEIVGEIEDEYDEYDEIVKVNEYTYLIKGFVTIADLNEVLDLELDENNEDYDTVAGLLIDQLGDLPDNVENNTVVIDDLVFKPVEIVDNTIEVVKLIFKKEEN; translated from the coding sequence ATGGAATTTGAACCTGGGTCCATTCAGCAGTTAATAGTTATCATTATTTTAGTATTTGTTAATGCCTTCTTTGCTGCTACTGAAATGGCAATTATCTCAGTGAATAAAAATAAGATTAATGTCTTAGCAGAAAAGGGAAATAGACAAGCGATAGCTTTAACTAAAATAATGGGTGATCCTAATAAGTTTCTATCGACAATTCAAGTTGGAATTACTTTAGCTGGATTTTTATCATCAGCTTTTGCTGCTTCTAGCTTATCACAACCATTAGCACAATTATTTACCAATTTAGGAATACCTAGTGCTAATACGATTGCAATAATAATCATAACAATTGTTTTATCATATTTCACACTTGTTTTTGGTGAATTGATTCCAAAAAGAATAGCATTACAAAAAGCAGAGGCGATTGCTCTTGGATCAATTACAATTATCACATTTATTTCAAAAGTAAGTGCGCCATTTGTTAAGATACTATCAATGTCTACTAATTTCTTTATGAGAATTTTTAAAATAGATACTAAAAAAATTGAAGAACAAGTTACAGAAGAAGAGATAAATCAATTATTAGAAATAGGACAAAAGCATGGTTTAATTAACGAAACAGGAAAAGAAATGATTGAAAGTGTTTTCTTGTTTGATGATAAGCTTGCTAAAGAGGTTATGACATCAAGAAAAAATGTTTTCTTTATTGATATTGATGAACCATTTTGTGAATATAGTGATAAATATTTTGATTTAATGTTTTCACGTGTTCCTGTATATAAAGATGAAGTTGATAATGTAGTTGGTATTTTGTATATGAAAGATTTATTACTTAAAGTTCATGAAGTTGGCTTTGATAAAATAGATATTAAAGATATTATTCAAGAACCATACTTTACATCAGAGCGTAAAAATATTGATGTTTTATTTACAGAATTACAAAACAACAAGAAGCATATCGCAATTCTTATTGATGAATATGGTGGTGTTTCTGGTATTGTAACAATGGAAGACTTAGTTGAGGAAATTGTTGGAGAAATCGAAGATGAGTATGATGAATATGATGAAATAGTTAAAGTTAATGAATATACTTATCTAATTAAAGGTTTTGTAACAATCGCTGATTTGAATGAAGTTTTAGATTTAGAGCTTGATGAAAATAATGAAGATTATGATACAGTTGCTGGATTATTAATTGATCAATTAGGTGATTTGCCTGATAATGTTGAAAATAATACAGTTGTTATTGATGATTTAGTTTTCAAACCAGTAGAAATTGTTGATAATACAATTGAAGTGGTAAAATTAATCTTTAAAAAAGAAGAAAATTAG
- a CDS encoding glutamate/tyrosine decarboxylase-like PLP-dependent enzyme (product_source=COG0076; cath_funfam=3.40.640.10,3.90.1150.10; cog=COG0076; pfam=PF00282; superfamily=53383), whose amino-acid sequence MEKFTSEIIEQMRNEECDERWDYTFNKIKDYLNIDNREIFPNESDLSLLDNLDKELNDQPDEASDIIEQLAFLGEKTTTLSSSARYFGFVVGSSFPIALQARLLADTWDQNSALYLMSPLASKIEEICEKWMIDLLQFPSTCAMGIVSGSASATILALNAACYKINREERSKIKVVIGEQAHATVFKSLKILGITSKQMVLVPCDEKGKIKVDELPILDDNTIVILQAGNVNGGAYDDFETICKLANEKGAWIHVDGAFGLYAHCCDNLNHLTKGVDLASSWSVDAHKTLNTPYDNGIVLCKDKDIYLESLKAEGSYLVGSNHRDGMSYTNEMSRRARSIELWATLKALGKQGVSDLVYELACKAKYFALELEKIGFDVLNEVVFNQVVVYFKDDETTKKILELINNSGVCFMSSATWQNKFVIRISVSSYKTTYTDIDECLEVIKKICGDIKN is encoded by the coding sequence ATGGAAAAATTTACAAGTGAAATAATTGAACAAATGAGAAACGAAGAGTGTGATGAAAGATGGGATTATACATTTAATAAGATAAAGGATTATCTTAACATTGATAATCGAGAAATATTTCCAAATGAAAGTGATTTATCTTTATTAGATAACCTTGATAAAGAATTGAATGATCAACCTGATGAAGCAAGTGATATTATTGAACAATTGGCTTTTTTAGGTGAAAAAACGACAACCTTATCTTCATCAGCTCGTTATTTTGGTTTTGTTGTTGGAAGTAGTTTTCCAATTGCTTTGCAAGCACGATTATTAGCTGATACATGGGATCAAAATAGTGCTTTATATTTAATGTCTCCATTAGCAAGCAAAATTGAAGAAATTTGTGAAAAATGGATGATTGATTTGTTACAATTTCCTTCTACATGTGCAATGGGAATTGTTAGTGGTAGTGCAAGTGCAACTATTCTTGCATTGAATGCTGCGTGTTATAAAATAAATAGGGAAGAGCGTTCAAAAATTAAAGTTGTTATTGGTGAACAAGCACATGCAACAGTATTTAAATCGTTAAAAATACTTGGAATAACTAGTAAACAAATGGTATTAGTTCCATGTGATGAAAAAGGTAAGATTAAAGTAGATGAGTTGCCGATACTTGATGATAATACAATAGTTATTTTGCAAGCGGGTAATGTTAATGGTGGTGCTTATGATGATTTTGAAACAATTTGTAAGCTTGCTAATGAAAAAGGGGCATGGATTCATGTTGATGGTGCTTTTGGCTTATATGCTCATTGTTGTGATAATTTAAATCATTTAACTAAAGGCGTTGACTTGGCGAGTTCATGGAGTGTGGACGCTCATAAAACTTTGAATACTCCTTATGATAATGGAATTGTTTTGTGCAAAGATAAAGATATTTATTTAGAATCATTAAAAGCTGAGGGTTCATATTTAGTGGGTTCTAACCATCGAGATGGAATGTCATATACTAATGAGATGTCAAGACGTGCTCGCTCTATTGAGTTGTGGGCTACTTTAAAAGCTTTAGGTAAACAAGGTGTATCTGATTTGGTTTATGAATTAGCGTGTAAAGCTAAATATTTTGCTCTAGAACTTGAAAAAATTGGCTTTGATGTTTTAAATGAAGTGGTTTTCAATCAGGTTGTAGTTTATTTTAAGGATGATGAAACAACTAAAAAAATATTGGAATTAATTAATAATTCTGGAGTTTGTTTTATGTCTAGTGCAACTTGGCAAAATAAGTTTGTAATAAGAATTAGTGTTTCTTCATATAAAACAACTTATACAGATATTGATGAGTGTTTAGAAGTTATAAAAAAAATATGTGGGGATATTAAAAATTAA
- a CDS encoding pyruvate,orthophosphate dikinase (product_source=KO:K01006; cath_funfam=1.20.80.30,3.20.20.60,3.30.470.20,3.50.30.10; cog=COG0574; ko=KO:K01006; pfam=PF00391,PF01326,PF02896; superfamily=51621,52009,56059; tigrfam=TIGR01828) — MATKYTYLFNQGNRSMVNLLGGKGANLAYMANKGLPVPPGFTITTQACNEYYENDCAISNELQQQIDECLKTIEELTNKEFGGLDNPLLVSVRSGAPVSMPGMMDTVLNLGLNDETVKVLAKKTNNERFALDSYRRFIQIFSDVVLEISRDIFEDKLNEVKAEFNAVHDNDLTIEALNKVILGYKEIVKREHGHDFYQDVRTQLKMAIEAVFKSWQNDRAIIYRDLHSISHNIGTAVNVQSMVFGNFSDQSGTGVLFTRNPITGDNEIFGEYLINAQGEDVVAGIRTPMPLSKLSEEMPKVYEELYEIVKKMEISYKDVQDVEFTIEDGKLYFLQTRSAKRTAMAALKIAIDMYNEGTIDKITALTRVNPEQVEQLLHPSFDSNVIKDIHPISKGLPASPGAANGRIYFDAKTIAQKAGEGEETILVRHETTPDDIEGMIHCKAVLTSTGGMTSHAAVVARGMGRICIVGCQNIELDYKTRTVKIGDKVYNEGDWISVDGSTGSVYEGKIETETNVVPDQFKTLMEWADEYALMEVRANVDNAADAQKALDFGATGIGLCRTEHMFFGEDRISDMQRMILADDKETRIDALEKLYPYQKDDFKAIYKVMKELPVTIRLLDPPLHEFLPHTDEDVKKLSKQINLDEKTIIERSKALEEVNPMLGHRGCRLAITYPEIYAMQARAIIKAAVEVNNELGINIVPYIKIPLVIGQAELVRIRKMLVEVVEEEIEALNAKLDYKIGIMIETPRACLVAEELAEHSDFFSFGTNDLTQMTYGFSRDDFSKFSNDYLSKKILPYDPFAQLDDQGVGKLVQMAVEQGRKVNPNLKIGVCGEHGGETNSVLLCHKYGLDYVSCSPYRISLAKLVIAQATAFKLLSVNNY, encoded by the coding sequence ATGGCAACTAAATATACGTATTTATTTAATCAAGGTAATAGAAGTATGGTAAATTTACTAGGAGGAAAGGGTGCTAACTTAGCTTATATGGCTAATAAAGGATTACCAGTTCCACCAGGTTTTACAATCACAACTCAAGCTTGTAATGAGTATTATGAAAATGATTGTGCAATCTCAAACGAGCTTCAACAACAAATTGATGAATGCTTAAAAACAATTGAAGAGCTAACAAACAAAGAGTTTGGTGGATTAGATAATCCATTATTAGTTTCAGTTCGTAGTGGTGCTCCAGTAAGTATGCCAGGTATGATGGATACAGTATTAAATTTAGGATTAAATGATGAAACAGTAAAGGTTCTTGCAAAGAAAACTAACAATGAACGTTTTGCATTAGATAGTTATCGTCGTTTTATCCAAATATTCTCTGATGTAGTATTAGAGATTAGTCGTGATATTTTTGAAGATAAATTAAATGAAGTAAAAGCTGAGTTTAACGCTGTTCATGATAATGATTTAACAATTGAAGCTTTAAACAAAGTTATTTTAGGATATAAAGAAATTGTTAAACGTGAACATGGTCATGATTTCTATCAAGATGTTAGAACTCAATTAAAAATGGCTATTGAAGCAGTATTTAAATCTTGGCAAAATGATAGAGCTATTATTTATCGTGATTTACATAGTATTTCTCATAATATTGGTACTGCTGTAAATGTTCAATCAATGGTTTTTGGTAACTTTAGTGATCAATCAGGAACAGGTGTTTTATTTACACGTAATCCAATCACTGGTGATAATGAAATTTTTGGTGAATATTTAATTAATGCACAAGGTGAAGATGTTGTAGCTGGAATTAGAACACCAATGCCTTTAAGTAAATTAAGTGAAGAAATGCCTAAAGTATACGAAGAATTATACGAAATTGTTAAAAAAATGGAAATTAGTTATAAAGATGTTCAAGATGTTGAGTTTACTATTGAAGATGGTAAACTATACTTCTTACAAACAAGATCAGCAAAAAGAACAGCAATGGCTGCCTTAAAAATTGCGATTGATATGTATAATGAAGGAACAATTGATAAAATTACTGCTTTAACAAGAGTTAATCCAGAACAAGTAGAACAATTATTACATCCTTCATTTGATTCAAATGTTATCAAAGATATTCATCCAATTTCAAAAGGATTACCAGCATCTCCTGGTGCTGCTAATGGTCGTATTTATTTCGATGCTAAAACAATTGCACAAAAAGCTGGTGAAGGTGAAGAAACAATTCTTGTTAGACATGAAACAACACCTGATGATATTGAAGGTATGATTCATTGTAAGGCTGTTTTAACTTCAACTGGTGGAATGACATCACATGCTGCTGTTGTTGCACGTGGAATGGGACGTATTTGTATTGTTGGTTGCCAAAATATTGAATTAGATTATAAAACAAGAACAGTAAAAATTGGTGATAAAGTTTATAATGAAGGTGATTGGATTTCAGTTGATGGTTCAACTGGTTCAGTTTACGAAGGTAAAATTGAAACGGAAACAAATGTAGTTCCAGATCAATTTAAAACATTAATGGAATGGGCAGATGAATATGCTTTAATGGAAGTTAGAGCTAATGTTGATAATGCTGCTGATGCTCAAAAAGCATTAGACTTTGGAGCAACTGGAATTGGTCTTTGCCGTACAGAACATATGTTCTTTGGTGAAGATAGAATTAGTGATATGCAACGTATGATTTTAGCAGATGATAAAGAAACAAGAATTGATGCATTAGAAAAATTATATCCATATCAAAAAGATGATTTTAAAGCAATTTATAAAGTTATGAAAGAACTACCTGTAACAATTAGATTACTTGATCCACCTTTACATGAGTTTTTACCTCATACAGATGAAGATGTTAAAAAATTATCAAAACAAATTAATCTTGATGAAAAAACTATTATTGAAAGATCAAAAGCTTTAGAAGAAGTTAACCCAATGTTAGGACATCGTGGTTGTCGTTTAGCAATCACTTACCCTGAAATTTATGCAATGCAAGCTCGTGCAATTATTAAAGCTGCAGTTGAAGTAAATAATGAATTAGGAATTAACATAGTTCCTTATATTAAAATACCATTAGTTATTGGACAAGCTGAATTAGTTAGAATTAGAAAAATGCTTGTTGAAGTAGTTGAAGAAGAAATAGAAGCATTAAATGCTAAATTAGATTATAAAATTGGAATTATGATTGAAACTCCAAGAGCGTGTTTAGTTGCTGAAGAATTAGCTGAGCATAGTGATTTCTTCTCATTTGGAACAAATGATTTAACACAAATGACTTATGGATTCTCTCGTGATGATTTCTCTAAGTTTTCAAATGATTACTTATCTAAAAAAATCTTACCTTATGATCCATTTGCACAATTAGATGATCAAGGTGTTGGTAAATTAGTTCAAATGGCGGTTGAACAAGGAAGAAAAGTTAACCCTAATTTAAAAATTGGTGTTTGTGGAGAACATGGTGGGGAAACAAATTCAGTGTTATTATGCCATAAATATGGTCTTGATTATGTATCTTGTTCACCATATCGTATTTCGCTTGCTAAATTAGTTATTGCTCAAGCAACAGCATTCAAATTATTAAGTGTTAATAATTATTAA